One window from the genome of Bacillus tianshenii encodes:
- a CDS encoding ImmA/IrrE family metallo-endopeptidase has protein sequence MPEIIFEDLPQLLQENKEIRSEVHMAANRYIQNYHPKGWNRIDGVKKYIEQHHYLIEAPIQDFTFGGFIRTTNTKKSICYINSAQPRIYQNFVLFHELYHLITINEVLGKLHLIEVDIDNRSSERKADYFSSLLLLDEHELRAFFTGPENKEETLFHKVLLCMNAFKAPYKAVLIRLYELNLIEIEDLEVLFHKKINFIEEFQNLGKDTYIFEASNNTNFKSLEILMKNNPLPAVAQHSNENVLEDIRSFFLTHGKENRN, from the coding sequence ATGCCTGAAATTATCTTTGAAGATTTACCTCAGTTATTACAAGAGAATAAAGAGATTCGCTCAGAAGTCCATATGGCAGCGAACCGGTATATTCAAAACTACCACCCAAAAGGTTGGAACAGAATAGATGGCGTTAAAAAGTATATTGAACAACACCACTATCTAATAGAAGCCCCTATTCAAGATTTCACATTTGGTGGCTTTATTCGGACAACCAATACGAAGAAAAGCATTTGTTATATTAATTCTGCTCAGCCAAGAATCTATCAAAACTTTGTTTTGTTTCATGAGTTATATCATTTGATTACAATTAATGAAGTATTAGGTAAACTGCATCTGATTGAGGTTGATATTGATAATAGAAGCAGTGAAAGAAAAGCGGATTACTTCTCCTCTTTGTTATTACTAGACGAGCATGAACTGCGAGCTTTTTTTACAGGCCCAGAAAATAAGGAAGAAACGCTCTTTCATAAGGTTTTACTTTGTATGAATGCATTCAAGGCACCTTATAAAGCAGTATTAATTAGACTATATGAGCTTAACCTTATTGAAATTGAAGATTTAGAAGTTCTATTTCATAAGAAGATTAACTTTATCGAGGAATTTCAAAACCTTGGCAAAGACACATATATCTTTGAGGCAAGTAACAATACAAACTTTAAAAGTTTAGAAATACTGATGAAGAATAATCCTTTACCCGCTGTAGCTCAGCATTCAAATGAGAATGTGTTAGAGGATATTCGCAGTTTCTTTCTCACTCATGGGAAGGAGAATAGAAATTGA
- a CDS encoding XRE family transcriptional regulator, whose protein sequence is MKGKQEHSFDHRVTQTLENIHTFIEGEGLKRKRLAKKLGMSESNFSDYMNKKRSNVLDFAVRLAEVLGLESTYFINPHFQYESNKEEDLRAIAFSAGPLSKDGEEGLHQLLRVCELIETYNLEESSNA, encoded by the coding sequence ATGAAAGGTAAACAAGAACATTCATTCGATCATCGCGTGACCCAAACGTTGGAAAACATCCATACATTTATCGAAGGAGAAGGCTTGAAAAGAAAAAGGCTGGCCAAGAAGCTGGGGATGTCTGAATCTAACTTCTCTGATTACATGAATAAGAAAAGGTCAAATGTTCTTGATTTTGCAGTTAGATTAGCGGAAGTCTTAGGGCTTGAAAGTACCTACTTTATAAATCCACATTTTCAATATGAATCAAATAAAGAGGAAGATCTAAGAGCGATTGCTTTCTCTGCGGGGCCTTTATCGAAAGATGGAGAAGAAGGTCTACATCAGCTTTTAAGAGTGTGTGAATTAATAGAAACATACAACTTGGAGGAAAGCTCGAATGCCTGA
- a CDS encoding tyrosine-type recombinase/integrase — MFHHNQFDLHIYSQKFLRHLKRQKYSDETISGYAKDLKKFNEFIFTSYEGRVFTEELQKEDILDYLTYLDEQGLKSSSIARNLSTLKSFYKFLVYEMDFKIDVAARIKHPKVHSQLPNVLDFEEVQRLLQAAKEYSEFYHVFFSLIYYTGSRITPIRVLPKEDIDLKNKKLYLSKTKNGHDLYLPLNEKLCELLEFFLAKNEHDQSTFVFRSPRSIHQPVSASDARKNLKKIVQLAGIEKRVTPHTLRHCTATHLTLRGVDQKYIASILGHRDLRSTARYQQLKVEDLRECVDKL, encoded by the coding sequence ATGTTTCATCATAATCAGTTTGATCTACACATTTACTCACAAAAATTTCTTCGTCACTTGAAACGGCAAAAATACTCAGACGAAACGATAAGTGGTTATGCAAAGGACTTAAAGAAGTTTAACGAATTTATTTTTACTTCCTATGAGGGCAGGGTATTTACAGAAGAGCTTCAGAAGGAAGATATTTTGGATTACCTTACGTACTTGGATGAGCAAGGATTGAAATCAAGCTCAATTGCCAGAAACTTATCAACTCTTAAATCATTCTATAAATTTCTCGTCTATGAGATGGATTTCAAAATTGATGTTGCAGCAAGAATCAAGCATCCGAAAGTACATTCTCAGCTGCCAAATGTTTTGGACTTTGAAGAAGTGCAACGATTATTACAGGCTGCTAAGGAATATTCTGAATTTTACCACGTATTCTTTAGTTTAATTTACTACACAGGCAGTCGGATTACCCCAATTCGAGTTCTCCCGAAAGAAGACATTGACTTAAAGAATAAAAAGCTCTATCTATCAAAAACGAAAAACGGCCATGACTTATATCTTCCTCTAAACGAGAAGTTGTGTGAACTCCTTGAATTCTTTCTCGCAAAAAATGAACATGACCAATCCACTTTTGTTTTTCGCTCACCAAGAAGTATCCATCAACCAGTCAGTGCTTCAGATGCTAGGAAGAACTTAAAGAAAATTGTCCAGTTAGCAGGAATAGAAAAAAGAGTAACCCCTCACACCTTGCGTCACTGTACAGCAACACATTTAACACTACGAGGTGTGGATCAGAAATATATCGCATCGATACTTGGGCACCGAGATTTACGCTCGACCGCCCGGTATCAACAATTGAAAGTGGAAGACTTACGTGAATGTGTAGATAAATTATAA
- a CDS encoding helix-turn-helix transcriptional regulator gives MFAALGNFIKSNRKKNSLTQVQLAERIGVSNQMITLMEQGRRGGSRATLEKLADVFEVKVEELYQLRSKKTEEQEIEDVVAGPYIIEETDIADFMELIKSVHPAIRLRLLPEFKKRIIEVQKSFLKPYELKEVKRMVLDIKNYWLNLVQSKKEQLDFKPEPETEGYIYKDKRDVYFRMTFNAQSFDVFLHYNDKLSLADFEHWLGECSLYLLDEAKLPTMEVKAKVIHAVWFCPLLNTVDMYQHVINHGWLEQSPTFRDPKIEWFLRQHHFLEEAEEVSS, from the coding sequence ATGTTTGCAGCACTTGGAAATTTCATTAAGTCCAATCGCAAGAAAAATTCCTTAACACAAGTGCAGCTTGCAGAAAGAATCGGCGTCAGCAATCAAATGATTACATTAATGGAACAAGGGAGAAGGGGAGGTTCCAGAGCAACACTTGAGAAGCTGGCGGATGTGTTTGAAGTGAAGGTTGAAGAATTGTATCAATTACGCAGTAAGAAAACTGAAGAACAAGAAATAGAAGATGTTGTAGCAGGGCCCTATATAATAGAAGAAACTGATATTGCAGATTTTATGGAACTAATCAAATCTGTTCACCCTGCTATACGATTGCGTTTATTACCTGAATTTAAGAAGCGTATTATCGAAGTGCAGAAAAGCTTCTTAAAACCATACGAGCTTAAAGAAGTAAAAAGAATGGTCCTAGATATCAAAAACTATTGGCTGAATCTTGTCCAAAGCAAAAAAGAACAGCTCGACTTCAAACCAGAACCAGAAACAGAAGGTTATATCTATAAAGATAAGCGCGATGTCTACTTTCGAATGACTTTTAATGCACAAAGTTTTGACGTGTTTCTTCATTATAATGACAAACTAAGTTTAGCTGATTTTGAACATTGGCTAGGGGAGTGCAGTCTCTATTTATTAGACGAGGCCAAGCTGCCCACGATGGAAGTGAAAGCCAAAGTTATCCATGCTGTATGGTTCTGTCCATTGTTGAACACGGTGGATATGTATCAGCATGTCATTAACCATGGGTGGCTCGAACAATCGCCTACATTTCGCGACCCGAAAATTGAATGGTTCCTGCGCCAGCATCATTTCCTCGAGGAAGCGGAAGAGGTCTCATCATAA
- a CDS encoding tyrosine-type recombinase/integrase, translating into MLFTDCVERYLLHLQSKNKSPQTINGYKKDYRYFNTFLEERYNGVVYIDEITHEDLENYQVYLSFEKKLKPRSVNRYLSSVRSLFEYAMKKDWIEKNVTKNLDNVSVPVKERSYLNHDELERLFEAIDHDVIKTTIITMAYTGLRISEAVNLTLDAVKLDEQYIRCLGKGNKERHIPISGKLLPILRDYLEYVREASSEYFFATSKTGSLSAVYVNRVLHQAADKIGLQKRVSAHILRHSFATNLVHKNVNIVDLQRLLGHSSLRTTSIYVHTNQERLKSAVDLL; encoded by the coding sequence ATGTTGTTTACGGATTGTGTGGAGCGATATTTGCTTCATTTACAGAGTAAGAATAAGAGTCCGCAGACGATTAATGGCTATAAGAAGGACTATCGCTATTTCAATACGTTCTTGGAGGAACGTTATAACGGTGTTGTCTATATCGATGAAATTACACATGAGGACCTTGAGAATTATCAGGTGTATTTGAGCTTTGAGAAGAAATTGAAGCCGCGTAGTGTGAATCGTTACTTGTCTAGTGTGCGTTCTTTGTTTGAATATGCGATGAAGAAGGATTGGATTGAGAAAAATGTAACAAAGAACTTAGATAACGTTAGCGTTCCTGTGAAAGAGCGTTCCTATCTAAATCATGACGAGTTAGAAAGGCTGTTTGAAGCGATTGACCATGATGTGATTAAAACGACGATTATTACGATGGCTTATACAGGGCTGCGCATTTCCGAGGCTGTGAACCTTACATTGGATGCTGTTAAATTGGATGAGCAGTATATCCGCTGCTTAGGAAAAGGAAATAAAGAACGTCATATTCCGATTTCAGGTAAGCTACTTCCAATACTAAGAGATTACTTGGAATACGTACGCGAAGCTTCATCAGAGTATTTCTTTGCGACGAGTAAGACGGGAAGCTTGTCTGCTGTATACGTAAATCGTGTTCTTCATCAGGCAGCTGACAAGATTGGGTTACAGAAAAGAGTATCTGCGCATATCTTAAGGCACAGCTTCGCGACGAACCTTGTGCATAAAAACGTGAATATTGTCGACTTGCAGCGACTTTTAGGGCACTCCTCTCTGCGGACAACTAGTATCTATGTACATACAAACCAAGAGCGCCTTAAGAGCGCTGTAGACTTGCTGTAG
- a CDS encoding Rpn family recombination-promoting nuclease/putative transposase, translated as MKTRLLKRVPLSRLMDLKVDYAFKQLFGTKKNKQITVVFLNAVLNRNGRESIKDITFYNTEAGGEYQEDKQSRLDILAITNDEQQINIEIQFSNKYDMIKRSIYYWSGIYRAPIKKNMSYKTLQPVIAINILNFNLFNQTEKFHTIYHLYEDEERFKLTDVMEFHFLEIPKLIRDWKENKLDPWNDVLARWLLLLGVVDHRIGEVYEDIYKELEEIAMKDKTLKQAFQGWELLSASHEEVLAYEARLKQVLDEEAARVEAELREKEAIEKGIKKGIKKGMLKGRAEGKVEGIVEGKTEERRAIALSMLKEGLDVKTIAKFTKLTVEEIEELK; from the coding sequence GTGAAAACAAGACTGCTGAAACGCGTGCCGTTGAGCCGGTTGATGGATCTTAAGGTGGATTATGCGTTCAAACAATTGTTTGGAACAAAAAAGAATAAACAAATAACCGTTGTATTCTTAAATGCTGTCTTGAACCGAAACGGTCGAGAAAGTATTAAGGACATTACGTTTTACAATACAGAAGCCGGCGGAGAATATCAGGAGGATAAGCAGTCCCGCTTAGATATTCTTGCTATTACGAATGATGAGCAACAAATTAACATTGAAATTCAGTTTAGTAATAAATATGATATGATTAAGCGTTCTATCTATTACTGGTCAGGTATTTATCGTGCCCCCATCAAAAAGAACATGTCATATAAAACACTTCAACCCGTGATTGCGATTAACATCTTGAATTTCAATTTGTTTAATCAAACGGAGAAGTTTCATACCATTTATCATCTTTATGAAGATGAAGAACGATTTAAATTAACCGATGTCATGGAATTTCACTTTTTAGAAATACCGAAGCTGATTCGTGACTGGAAAGAAAATAAATTAGACCCGTGGAATGACGTGCTTGCCAGGTGGCTGTTGTTATTAGGAGTAGTCGATCACCGGATTGGAGAAGTCTACGAAGACATCTACAAAGAATTGGAGGAGATCGCCATGAAAGATAAGACGCTAAAACAAGCATTTCAAGGCTGGGAGTTGCTGAGTGCTTCACATGAAGAAGTATTGGCTTATGAAGCACGCCTGAAGCAAGTGCTGGACGAAGAAGCCGCAAGAGTAGAAGCTGAGCTGAGGGAGAAAGAAGCAATTGAGAAAGGAATTAAGAAAGGAATTAAGAAAGGAATGCTTAAAGGAAGAGCTGAAGGGAAAGTTGAAGGTATTGTTGAGGGCAAGACAGAAGAAAGAAGAGCGATAGCATTAAGTATGTTAAAAGAAGGTCTTGATGTGAAGACAATTGCGAAATTCACTAAGTTAACGGTCGAGGAGATTGAAGAACTGAAATAA
- a CDS encoding YifB family Mg chelatase-like AAA ATPase: protein MAVTVKSIGLKGLEGYTVHVEVQMIPGMEAMSIVGLPDTSVKESKERVLAALHSFGVELPDKKIIINLSPAEQKKNGPMFDLAMAIGILKSVNHFAEDLPAKTAFLGALSLDGTIRPVEGMLPAIMAAKKNGIEHLYLPFDENLPLEYIDGVKLHFVQHLQDVIHSLTGQQSLQLQPLPPSKTRTTIQPAYDQDFKHIIGHEQAKRAMEIAAAGGHHLLMSGPPGCGKSLLAQTFQTILPPLTNEAKLETISLYQLAGAPLHSTVYPPFRNPHHSASSVAIIGGGSYPKPGEVSLAHHGVLFLDEMAEFTKKTLDMLRQPLETSKVTISRAHSTVTYPAKFILIGAMNPCPCGHLGSQTHYCTCSPKQVKAYQNRVSGPIHDRMDLLLSLRPVNMEAGTEVNEDSETVRERVTKARHRQYERYQQEQCNAEVSYERIEHTTPLTTNQKHMLQQLSTKQHWSNRVQVKIIRLARTIADLQDEEHITDEALWEAMTYRRMNKHDRQKKKA from the coding sequence ATGGCCGTAACAGTGAAGAGCATTGGATTGAAAGGTCTTGAGGGCTACACTGTGCATGTGGAAGTCCAAATGATTCCCGGCATGGAAGCAATGAGCATTGTCGGCTTGCCGGATACATCTGTAAAGGAGTCGAAAGAACGCGTGTTAGCTGCCTTGCATTCATTTGGAGTCGAGCTTCCTGACAAAAAAATCATCATAAACCTATCACCCGCAGAACAAAAGAAGAATGGACCGATGTTTGACTTAGCCATGGCCATCGGAATTTTAAAATCAGTCAATCATTTTGCTGAAGACCTGCCAGCTAAAACCGCTTTTCTAGGTGCATTATCGCTAGATGGCACAATTCGCCCTGTCGAAGGGATGCTGCCTGCCATTATGGCTGCAAAGAAGAATGGTATTGAGCACTTATATCTTCCTTTTGATGAGAACCTGCCGCTCGAATATATTGACGGCGTGAAGCTCCACTTTGTCCAACACCTACAAGACGTTATCCACTCCCTAACAGGACAGCAAAGCCTCCAGCTTCAACCACTTCCCCCAAGTAAAACAAGAACTACTATTCAACCAGCTTATGATCAGGATTTCAAACACATTATCGGCCATGAGCAAGCCAAACGAGCGATGGAAATAGCGGCGGCAGGCGGGCATCATTTGCTTATGTCAGGTCCACCGGGCTGCGGAAAAAGCCTGCTTGCTCAAACCTTTCAAACAATCTTGCCTCCGCTTACAAACGAAGCGAAGCTGGAAACAATCAGTCTCTATCAATTAGCAGGTGCACCACTTCATTCCACCGTCTATCCTCCATTCCGTAACCCTCACCATTCTGCTTCTTCCGTTGCGATAATTGGCGGCGGCTCCTACCCGAAGCCAGGAGAAGTCTCATTAGCTCACCATGGCGTCCTTTTTCTCGATGAAATGGCAGAGTTTACAAAGAAGACACTCGATATGCTGAGGCAACCGCTTGAAACAAGCAAAGTTACTATCAGCCGCGCCCACTCGACAGTAACATACCCTGCTAAGTTCATTCTCATCGGTGCAATGAACCCCTGCCCATGCGGTCATCTCGGCTCCCAGACACACTACTGTACCTGTTCCCCAAAGCAAGTGAAAGCATATCAGAACCGCGTCTCGGGTCCTATTCACGACCGAATGGATCTCTTATTAAGCCTGCGTCCAGTGAACATGGAAGCCGGTACAGAAGTCAATGAAGACTCTGAAACAGTTCGCGAGCGAGTGACCAAGGCCCGCCACAGGCAATATGAACGATATCAGCAAGAACAGTGCAATGCAGAGGTGTCATATGAACGAATTGAGCATACAACCCCGCTCACAACCAATCAGAAGCACATGCTGCAACAGCTTTCAACGAAGCAGCATTGGAGCAACCGTGTTCAAGTGAAAATTATCCGCTTGGCTCGAACAATAGCAGACCTGCAAGATGAAGAACACATAACAGATGAAGCATTATGGGAAGCGATGACCTATCGTAGAATGAATAAACATGACAGACAGAAGAAGAAAGCATAA
- a CDS encoding transposase, which produces MARQPRVWFPGAIYHITARGNRRASLFYDDEDRLRYLELLEEARFEFPFILHAYCLMTNHIHLLLETTKTPPGPIMKKWHSLYAIEFNRRHHLVGHVFQGRYAAEIIATSDYLLEVSRYIHRNPLEANMVSKPENYRWSSYRSYISNQDNHHISTSKILSYFSEPEKEHYRRFVEEKTRSDADGRNSEEHWIERS; this is translated from the coding sequence TTGGCGCGACAGCCTAGGGTTTGGTTTCCGGGTGCGATTTATCACATTACTGCCCGTGGAAACAGACGTGCAAGTTTGTTTTATGACGATGAAGACCGTTTGCGATATTTAGAACTGTTAGAAGAAGCCCGCTTTGAATTCCCCTTTATTCTCCACGCTTACTGCCTTATGACAAACCACATTCACCTTCTGCTTGAAACGACGAAGACACCACCAGGACCGATTATGAAGAAATGGCATTCGCTTTACGCAATTGAATTCAACCGCCGTCACCACCTTGTCGGACACGTGTTCCAAGGCCGTTATGCGGCAGAAATTATTGCTACATCTGACTACCTCCTCGAAGTAAGCCGCTATATTCATCGAAACCCTCTGGAAGCAAACATGGTGAGTAAGCCAGAGAATTACCGCTGGAGCAGTTATCGTTCATATATCTCCAATCAAGATAACCACCACATCTCCACTTCAAAAATTTTATCCTATTTTTCCGAACCAGAGAAAGAACATTACCGCCGCTTTGTCGAAGAGAAAACGAGGAGTGATGCTGATGGCCGTAACAGTGAAGAGCATTGGATTGAAAGGTCTTGA
- a CDS encoding Ig-like domain-containing protein yields MQRKLLKHLSVLLTVILLVASFSSLSAAAQGTEWTPLEPRFDQPINKTWNISFNVDLQDSSVNSNTVYVKKNDGTKVDTSVSLNGDLITVSPSGSYQYNTTYTLYVGPGIYSTKQVAMTTPVSMQFTTVAAPSVPDTDFINEVQLLPSESIPVGYSDEDIRLTIEVDKSESELAETNETTGISPVALYKETANGWELVDYLFDSGDLEQHADEIRGDRTYSIKLNDKINNSQEADITFKVVVTTKEGTTQSAQTELAIIQTSNGEDVKEVVQTHTKTSDAVKQLANTQVEVKEIVNIVETNLASDANVESYEETEEGVIEVKHTNGLKSMIQIVQEEDVEAGIRSLEVPKADSSEVTDQNREEEKKERVREPKVPIDKQTTGENAPEAPPIETVQLNVMQSDGDYEEIGSRSAFLWAPFQNEFYPWDETEEIADILTSSQLGFNVTKKTNTEADIESLKEMTDYGLVVISTHGSAGKWILTGETVDNTKYEVEQILGQVVLTQHMIVTENNGVKVKEPVYAVNHEWFNKHLDDQFDDTVIVNSSCESTMSDSLWNAFSEKGAGAYYGYDKSVTSKFAYEQSIRLVELLVNEGKTTGDAYFAMPAYDPYYSLNAMWELKGDSDLKFSTPQEEPGVASNLINGSFESSLQGWKAIGDGRAIYSLGSPVVSTPVDGDRMAIISTGLGYTEALGQIEQTFYLSETADKLTFDWNYMSEEFLEYIGSNYDDPFNVTLSSKDGEEVLVLNLTINSLAEQFGASNSYYNEWEEGYEPTEGSYEEPGGDLVPVSPDLIFDVGDVWMTDWQSHSFDIPESFKGQVVTLTFTAADATDTVYDTAVLIDDVRVQAQ; encoded by the coding sequence GTGCAAAGAAAATTATTAAAGCATTTATCAGTCTTACTTACTGTTATCTTGCTAGTAGCATCATTTTCTAGTTTATCAGCTGCTGCGCAAGGAACAGAATGGACACCGTTAGAACCACGCTTTGACCAACCAATCAATAAAACATGGAATATTTCATTTAATGTGGATTTACAAGATTCATCGGTTAATAGTAATACCGTCTACGTGAAGAAAAATGATGGAACAAAGGTAGATACAAGTGTGTCATTAAATGGAGATTTGATTACAGTATCTCCAAGTGGTTCCTATCAATATAATACAACTTATACGCTTTATGTGGGGCCTGGGATTTATTCGACAAAGCAAGTTGCGATGACTACTCCGGTAAGTATGCAATTTACAACAGTAGCTGCGCCAAGTGTACCAGATACGGACTTTATTAATGAAGTTCAGCTCCTTCCATCTGAAAGTATCCCAGTTGGCTATTCAGACGAAGATATTCGTTTGACAATAGAAGTGGATAAGTCTGAGAGCGAATTAGCCGAAACGAATGAAACGACTGGTATATCTCCTGTTGCTTTATACAAAGAGACAGCAAATGGTTGGGAACTAGTTGATTATTTATTCGATAGCGGAGACTTAGAACAGCATGCGGATGAAATCCGTGGAGACCGTACATACTCCATTAAGTTAAATGACAAGATTAATAATTCGCAAGAGGCAGACATAACCTTCAAAGTTGTCGTAACAACAAAGGAAGGAACAACTCAGTCTGCGCAAACTGAATTAGCAATTATTCAAACTTCCAACGGGGAAGATGTTAAAGAAGTAGTACAAACGCATACAAAGACTTCAGATGCGGTGAAACAATTAGCTAATACTCAAGTTGAAGTCAAAGAAATTGTTAACATCGTTGAGACGAATCTAGCTTCAGACGCCAATGTAGAAAGCTACGAAGAGACAGAAGAGGGCGTTATTGAAGTCAAACATACAAACGGCTTGAAATCAATGATTCAGATCGTACAAGAGGAAGATGTAGAAGCAGGAATCCGTTCATTAGAAGTACCGAAAGCAGATAGCAGTGAAGTTACTGACCAAAATAGAGAAGAAGAAAAGAAGGAACGAGTTAGAGAACCTAAAGTTCCAATTGACAAGCAAACAACAGGAGAAAATGCTCCCGAGGCACCTCCGATAGAGACAGTTCAACTTAACGTAATGCAAAGTGATGGAGATTATGAGGAAATTGGTTCTCGTTCAGCCTTCTTATGGGCTCCTTTCCAAAATGAATTCTATCCATGGGATGAAACAGAAGAAATTGCCGACATCCTTACAAGCTCCCAGCTTGGTTTCAACGTAACAAAGAAAACAAATACAGAAGCGGATATTGAGTCACTTAAAGAAATGACTGATTACGGTCTAGTTGTCATTTCAACTCACGGGTCAGCTGGAAAGTGGATCTTAACAGGTGAGACAGTCGACAACACAAAATATGAAGTAGAACAAATCTTAGGACAAGTTGTTCTAACGCAGCATATGATTGTAACTGAAAACAATGGTGTTAAAGTGAAAGAGCCAGTATACGCTGTTAATCATGAATGGTTTAATAAGCATTTAGATGATCAGTTTGATGATACAGTGATTGTAAATAGTTCATGTGAAAGTACAATGTCAGATAGCCTTTGGAATGCTTTCAGTGAAAAAGGCGCAGGCGCTTACTACGGTTATGATAAGAGTGTAACGAGTAAGTTCGCTTATGAGCAGTCTATCCGTTTAGTTGAGCTTCTAGTTAATGAAGGTAAGACAACCGGTGATGCTTACTTTGCAATGCCAGCTTATGATCCATATTACTCTTTGAATGCTATGTGGGAATTAAAAGGCGACAGTGACCTTAAGTTCAGCACACCACAAGAAGAACCTGGGGTAGCTTCTAACCTTATTAATGGAAGCTTCGAAAGTTCTCTTCAAGGCTGGAAAGCAATTGGAGATGGTCGTGCCATTTACAGTCTCGGAAGCCCTGTGGTCTCAACTCCCGTGGACGGAGATAGAATGGCAATCATTTCAACTGGCTTAGGTTATACGGAAGCACTTGGACAGATTGAACAGACGTTTTATCTTAGTGAGACTGCGGATAAGTTGACATTTGATTGGAATTACATGTCAGAGGAATTCTTAGAGTATATAGGAAGCAACTATGATGATCCATTCAATGTTACGCTTTCTTCTAAGGATGGAGAAGAAGTTCTAGTTCTTAATCTAACAATCAACTCGTTAGCAGAACAATTTGGAGCTTCAAACTCTTATTACAATGAATGGGAAGAAGGGTATGAACCTACTGAAGGCTCGTATGAAGAACCTGGCGGAGACCTTGTTCCAGTATCACCTGACCTAATATTTGATGTAGGGGATGTATGGATGACTGATTGGCAGTCACATAGCTTTGATATTCCTGAAAGCTTCAAAGGCCAAGTTGTTACTCTTACATTCACAGCTGCAGATGCTACAGATACAGTCTATGACACTGCTGTCTTAATTGATGATGTGCGTGTTCAAGCACAATAA